From a region of the Eriocheir sinensis breed Jianghai 21 chromosome 25, ASM2467909v1, whole genome shotgun sequence genome:
- the LOC127003364 gene encoding uncharacterized protein LOC127003364 isoform X1 codes for MASGWVWQGTSEAPTHCVFHYPSAPPVPVPPPPCFPYASSENRYSFSASYGFASVAPSYPMFSTQCVRVTFVSKPRVLCEQSQADESSATTKFVAPAEPTGLGTGSLSASGTGPGSLSSGPPGPAPCPSRPPASEQTVILVPSSASASMPAIKLPEREHHKGDGKHCYTYAKRRCRPRPRPRQSQEILAEETVRVPQALPGVGQCGVQECVVPARWVVLTRPRRVTKRVGGVKTPHPYQRRRKSLIQRHLLQIPGDRQLCKTLNLKTRQHHYAILAADYEEDVMTYLLEVERRHQRRYNYLTAHPSVSQRTRAILVDWLIQVQSYLGVSCETLYQSVVLMDRVLEACSIPVPCVQLLAVTCLLIASKLEEQQPVETSELLHLTLNSYSHGELLAMERRVLQVLRFRLTYAEPTVFLGYFLHLTCNTHDQTITDCCDFLMEVVLVESWPLETRPSLLAAAALHGALMIIHGALAASAVPLLMPKYFSLAEEAIVATSLRLLEALSNRFHLPFQVRAREVSAAMSGEIPSLAVASGVAEDAGGDGIMPAAGGGVEGAGEGETMPTASGSAEDAGHDLNMPLPASADPQEGSPPRLSPPKPGPSGGPRLKATRLPGLRPEAECSRPPTAVVRPMRWRPSLRATQRRPPHPAGGGAPTPTRQSSPHATQCMYELYRINVRLTQRLQSYRRFMSAKENLLSLIRHLDARAAQTQRRQTQ; via the exons ATGGCCTCTGGCTGGGTGTGGCAGGGCACATCGGAGGCCCCAACTCACTGCGTGTTTCACTACCCCAGCGCCCCCCCTGTACCAGTGCCTCCCCCGCCGTGCTTCCCTTATGCCTCCAGTGAAAACAGGTACAGCTTCTCAGCGTCGTACGGATTTGCTTCGGTGGCTCCTTCATATCCTATGTTCTCGACACAGTGCGTCAGAGTGACGTTTGTAAGCAAGCCAAGAGTGCTCTGTGAACAATCCCAAGCTGATGAATCTTCTGCAACTACTAAATTTGTGGCCCCAGCCGAGCCGACGGGGCTAGGCACAGGCTCACTATCGGCGTCAGGGACAGGACCAGGCTCATTATCATCCGGACCACCAGGCCCAGCCCCGTGCCCTTCACGACCCCCAGCTTCGGAACAAACTGTGATCCTCGTCCCTTCGTCTGCATCTGCCTCGATGCCTGCTATTAAACTGCCTGAACGAGAACACCATAAAGGAGATGGCAAGCACTGCTACACTTACGCCAAACGACGGTGTCGCCCTCGCCCCAGGCCGAGACAAAGCCAGGAAATCTTAGCAGAGGAAACAGTCCGAGTGCCACAAGCCCTGCCTGGCGTGGGCCAGTGCGGGGTGCAGGAGTGTGTCGTGCCGGCCCGGTGGGTGGTGCTGACGCGGCCCCGGCGGGTGACCAAGCGGGTGGGCGGCGTCAAGACTCCCCACCCATACCAGAGGCGGCGGAAGAGCCTCATTCAGCGGCACCTGCTGCAGATACCAg GCGACCGTCAACTCTGCAAAACTCTGAACCTCAAGACCCGGCAGCACCACTACGCCATCCTCGCCGCCGACTACGAGGAA GACGTGATGACGTACCTGCTGGAGGTGGAGCGGCGGCACCAGCGGCGCTACAACTACCTGACGGCCCACCCGTCGGTGAGCCAGCGGACGCGCGCCATCCTGGTGGACTGGCTCATCCAAGTACAG AGTTACCTGGGCGTGTCGTGCGAGACGCTCTACCAGTCCGTGGTCCTGATGGACCGAGTGCTGGAGGCGTGCTCTATCCCGGTGCCGTGCGTGCAGCTCCTGGCTGTCACCTGCCTCCTCATTGCTTCCAAACTCGAGGAGCAGCAGCCCGTGGAG ACCTCCGAGCTGCTGCACCTCACCCTCAACTCGTACAGCCACGGCGAGCTGCTGGCCATGGAGCGGCGCGTGCTGCAGGTGCTCCGCTTCCGGCTAACCTACGCTGAACCGACGGTCTTCCTCGGCTACTTCCTCCATCTGACCTGCAACACACATGACCAAACG ATTACGGATTGCTgtgacttcctgatggaggtggtgctggtggagtcCTGGCCCCTGGAGACTCGCCCGTCCCTCCTGGCCGCCGCAGCTCTGCACGGGGCCCTCATGATCATTCACGGCGCCTTGGCCGCGTCAGCTGTTCCTCTGCTCATGCCTAAGTACTTCAG CCTTGCGGAGGAGGCGATCGTGGCCACCAGTCTACGGCTGCTGGAGGCCCTTTCCAATCGCTTCCACCTGCCGTTCCAG GTCCGGGCGCGGGAGGTCTCTGCTGCGATGAGTGGGGAAATCCCGAGCCTGGCCGTGGCCAGTGGCGTCGCTGAGGATGCTGGCGGTGACGGGATAATGCCTGCAGCTGGCGGCGGTGTTGAGGGTGCTGGCGAGGGCGAGACCATGCCTACAGCTAGCGGCAGTGCTGAGGATGCTGGACATGACTTGAACATGCCGCTGCCGGCATCTGCTGACCCCCAGGAAGGTTCACCACCCCGGCTTTCGCCTCCTAAGCCTGGGCCGAGTGGTGGCCCAAGGCTCAAAGCCACACGACTCCCGGGGCTACGTCCTGAGGCCGAGTGCTCAAGACCACCCACTGCTGTCgtgaggccgatgaggtggcggCCAAGTCTCCGCGCCACTCAGCGGCGGCCGCCGCACCCAGCCGGCGGGGGcgcccccacgcccacacgccAGTCCTCTCCCCATGCCACTCAATGTATGTACGAATTGTACCGCATAAACGTACGCCTGACCCAAAGACTTCAGTCCTATCGACGCTTCATGTCAGCCAAGGAAAACCTCCTAAGTCTGATTCGGCACCTCGATGCTAGGGCAGCACAGACTCAGAGGCGTCAGACTCAGTGA
- the LOC127003364 gene encoding uncharacterized protein LOC127003364 isoform X3, translating to MASGWVWQGTSEAPTHCVFHYPSAPPVPVPPPPCFPYASSENRYSFSASYGFASVAPSYPMFSTQCVRVTFVSKPRVLCEQSQADESSATTKFVAPAEPTGLGTGSLSASGTGPGSLSSGPPGPAPCPSRPPASEQTVILVPSSASASMPAIKLPEREHHKGDGKHCYTYAKRRCRPRPRPRQSQEILAEETVRVPQALPGVGQCGVQECVVPARWVVLTRPRRVTKRVGGVKTPHPYQRRRKSLIQRHLLQIPGDRQLCKTLNLKTRQHHYAILAADYEEDVMTYLLEVERRHQRRYNYLTAHPSVSQRTRAILVDWLIQVQSYLGVSCETLYQSVVLMDRVLEACSIPVPCVQLLAVTCLLIASKLEEQQPVETSELLHLTLNSYSHGELLAMERRVLQVLRFRLTYAEPTVFLGYFLHLTCNTHDQTITDCCDFLMEVVLVESWPLETRPSLLAAAALHGALMIIHGALAASAVPLLMPKYFSLAEEAIVATSLRLLEALSNRFHLPFQTRPCRGGSSRHWCGAVRCGVLPRPRTAGCLLELPGVVNEC from the exons ATGGCCTCTGGCTGGGTGTGGCAGGGCACATCGGAGGCCCCAACTCACTGCGTGTTTCACTACCCCAGCGCCCCCCCTGTACCAGTGCCTCCCCCGCCGTGCTTCCCTTATGCCTCCAGTGAAAACAGGTACAGCTTCTCAGCGTCGTACGGATTTGCTTCGGTGGCTCCTTCATATCCTATGTTCTCGACACAGTGCGTCAGAGTGACGTTTGTAAGCAAGCCAAGAGTGCTCTGTGAACAATCCCAAGCTGATGAATCTTCTGCAACTACTAAATTTGTGGCCCCAGCCGAGCCGACGGGGCTAGGCACAGGCTCACTATCGGCGTCAGGGACAGGACCAGGCTCATTATCATCCGGACCACCAGGCCCAGCCCCGTGCCCTTCACGACCCCCAGCTTCGGAACAAACTGTGATCCTCGTCCCTTCGTCTGCATCTGCCTCGATGCCTGCTATTAAACTGCCTGAACGAGAACACCATAAAGGAGATGGCAAGCACTGCTACACTTACGCCAAACGACGGTGTCGCCCTCGCCCCAGGCCGAGACAAAGCCAGGAAATCTTAGCAGAGGAAACAGTCCGAGTGCCACAAGCCCTGCCTGGCGTGGGCCAGTGCGGGGTGCAGGAGTGTGTCGTGCCGGCCCGGTGGGTGGTGCTGACGCGGCCCCGGCGGGTGACCAAGCGGGTGGGCGGCGTCAAGACTCCCCACCCATACCAGAGGCGGCGGAAGAGCCTCATTCAGCGGCACCTGCTGCAGATACCAg GCGACCGTCAACTCTGCAAAACTCTGAACCTCAAGACCCGGCAGCACCACTACGCCATCCTCGCCGCCGACTACGAGGAA GACGTGATGACGTACCTGCTGGAGGTGGAGCGGCGGCACCAGCGGCGCTACAACTACCTGACGGCCCACCCGTCGGTGAGCCAGCGGACGCGCGCCATCCTGGTGGACTGGCTCATCCAAGTACAG AGTTACCTGGGCGTGTCGTGCGAGACGCTCTACCAGTCCGTGGTCCTGATGGACCGAGTGCTGGAGGCGTGCTCTATCCCGGTGCCGTGCGTGCAGCTCCTGGCTGTCACCTGCCTCCTCATTGCTTCCAAACTCGAGGAGCAGCAGCCCGTGGAG ACCTCCGAGCTGCTGCACCTCACCCTCAACTCGTACAGCCACGGCGAGCTGCTGGCCATGGAGCGGCGCGTGCTGCAGGTGCTCCGCTTCCGGCTAACCTACGCTGAACCGACGGTCTTCCTCGGCTACTTCCTCCATCTGACCTGCAACACACATGACCAAACG ATTACGGATTGCTgtgacttcctgatggaggtggtgctggtggagtcCTGGCCCCTGGAGACTCGCCCGTCCCTCCTGGCCGCCGCAGCTCTGCACGGGGCCCTCATGATCATTCACGGCGCCTTGGCCGCGTCAGCTGTTCCTCTGCTCATGCCTAAGTACTTCAG CCTTGCGGAGGAGGCGATCGTGGCCACCAGTCTACGGCTGCTGGAGGCCCTTTCCAATCGCTTCCACCTGCCGTTCCAG ACACGCCCCTGCCGCGGCGGCTCGTCGAGACATTGGTGCGGTGCGGTGCGGTGCGGTGTGTTGCCGAGGCCACGGACGGCGGGTTGCCTCCTGGAGCTGCCTGGCGTAGTTAATGAATGTTGA
- the LOC127003364 gene encoding uncharacterized protein LOC127003364 isoform X2 — protein MASGWVWQGTSEAPTHCVFHYPSAPPVPVPPPPCFPYASSENRYSFSASYGFASVAPSYPMFSTQCVRVTFVSKPRVLCEQSQADESSATTKFVAPAEPTGLGTGSLSASGTGPGSLSSGPPGPAPCPSRPPASEQTVILVPSSASASMPAIKLPEREHHKGDGKHCYTYAKRRCRPRPRPRQSQEILAEETVRVPQALPGVGQCGVQECVVPARWVVLTRPRRVTKRVGGVKTPHPYQRRRKSLIQRHLLQIPGDRQLCKTLNLKTRQHHYAILAADYEEDVMTYLLEVERRHQRRYNYLTAHPSVSQRTRAILVDWLIQVQSYLGVSCETLYQSVVLMDRVLEACSIPVPCVQLLAVTCLLIASKLEEQQPVETSELLHLTLNSYSHGELLAMERRVLQVLRFRLTYAEPTVFLGYFLHLTCNTHDQTITDCCDFLMEVVLVESWPLETRPSLLAAAALHGALMIIHGALAASAVPLLMPKYFSLAEEAIVATSLRLLEALSNRFHLPFQGAENKYASQSRHHALARHPRLQPVYLLTVVDKVRATLIYLRGENTVIRSSQHTPAEGPAALYQQHAVPLPGGDGLRHLDAAVTGEQVLVGRE, from the exons ATGGCCTCTGGCTGGGTGTGGCAGGGCACATCGGAGGCCCCAACTCACTGCGTGTTTCACTACCCCAGCGCCCCCCCTGTACCAGTGCCTCCCCCGCCGTGCTTCCCTTATGCCTCCAGTGAAAACAGGTACAGCTTCTCAGCGTCGTACGGATTTGCTTCGGTGGCTCCTTCATATCCTATGTTCTCGACACAGTGCGTCAGAGTGACGTTTGTAAGCAAGCCAAGAGTGCTCTGTGAACAATCCCAAGCTGATGAATCTTCTGCAACTACTAAATTTGTGGCCCCAGCCGAGCCGACGGGGCTAGGCACAGGCTCACTATCGGCGTCAGGGACAGGACCAGGCTCATTATCATCCGGACCACCAGGCCCAGCCCCGTGCCCTTCACGACCCCCAGCTTCGGAACAAACTGTGATCCTCGTCCCTTCGTCTGCATCTGCCTCGATGCCTGCTATTAAACTGCCTGAACGAGAACACCATAAAGGAGATGGCAAGCACTGCTACACTTACGCCAAACGACGGTGTCGCCCTCGCCCCAGGCCGAGACAAAGCCAGGAAATCTTAGCAGAGGAAACAGTCCGAGTGCCACAAGCCCTGCCTGGCGTGGGCCAGTGCGGGGTGCAGGAGTGTGTCGTGCCGGCCCGGTGGGTGGTGCTGACGCGGCCCCGGCGGGTGACCAAGCGGGTGGGCGGCGTCAAGACTCCCCACCCATACCAGAGGCGGCGGAAGAGCCTCATTCAGCGGCACCTGCTGCAGATACCAg GCGACCGTCAACTCTGCAAAACTCTGAACCTCAAGACCCGGCAGCACCACTACGCCATCCTCGCCGCCGACTACGAGGAA GACGTGATGACGTACCTGCTGGAGGTGGAGCGGCGGCACCAGCGGCGCTACAACTACCTGACGGCCCACCCGTCGGTGAGCCAGCGGACGCGCGCCATCCTGGTGGACTGGCTCATCCAAGTACAG AGTTACCTGGGCGTGTCGTGCGAGACGCTCTACCAGTCCGTGGTCCTGATGGACCGAGTGCTGGAGGCGTGCTCTATCCCGGTGCCGTGCGTGCAGCTCCTGGCTGTCACCTGCCTCCTCATTGCTTCCAAACTCGAGGAGCAGCAGCCCGTGGAG ACCTCCGAGCTGCTGCACCTCACCCTCAACTCGTACAGCCACGGCGAGCTGCTGGCCATGGAGCGGCGCGTGCTGCAGGTGCTCCGCTTCCGGCTAACCTACGCTGAACCGACGGTCTTCCTCGGCTACTTCCTCCATCTGACCTGCAACACACATGACCAAACG ATTACGGATTGCTgtgacttcctgatggaggtggtgctggtggagtcCTGGCCCCTGGAGACTCGCCCGTCCCTCCTGGCCGCCGCAGCTCTGCACGGGGCCCTCATGATCATTCACGGCGCCTTGGCCGCGTCAGCTGTTCCTCTGCTCATGCCTAAGTACTTCAG CCTTGCGGAGGAGGCGATCGTGGCCACCAGTCTACGGCTGCTGGAGGCCCTTTCCAATCGCTTCCACCTGCCGTTCCAG GGCGCCGAGAATAAGTACGCCAGCCAGTCCCGGCACCACGCCCTGGCACGCCACCCGCGCCTCCAGCCAGTCTACCTGTTGACTGTGGTGGACAAGGTGCGGGCCACCCTCATCTACCTGCGCGGAGAGAACACGGTGATAAGGAGCAGTCAGCACACTCCCGCCGAAGGCCCTGCAGCCCTGTACCAGCAACACGCCGTACCTCTCCCAGGCGGCGACGGCCTGCGTCACCTGGATGCCGCAGTCACCGGAGAACAAGTGTTGGTGGGCCGCGAGTAG
- the LOC127003365 gene encoding charged multivesicular body protein 6-A-like: MGHIFSKKQQSKVTEQDKAVLQLKTTRDKIRQYQKRSEGKLEKDRQLAKQLLRDGKKERAKLLLRKKRFIEEQLKKTDGTLENIERMIEDIEFAQIQMKVTDSLKVGNESLKQINAMLDIEDIERILDETKEAAEKQEEISALLSGGILTEEDETAVEEELDALIAAAVQKQLPDAPTAAENPEVELPDVPETLPEPQKEKESKREKVALAAS; encoded by the exons ATGGGTCATATTTTCTCCAAGAAGCAGCAGAGCAAGGTCACCGAGCAGGACAAGGCCGTGCTG CAACTCAAGACAACTCGTGACAAGATTCGCCAGTACCAAAAGAGATCAGAAGGGAAACTTGAGAAGGATCGACAGTTGGCAAAGCAGCTGCTgcgagatggaaagaaaga GCGAGCAAAACTTTTACTACGAAAAAAAAGATTTATTGAAGAACAACTTAAAAAGACTGATGGAACGCTGGAAAATATTGAAAGGATGATTGAAGATATTGAGTTTGCTCAAATTCAGATGAAG GTGACTGACAGCCTCAAGGTCGGTAATGAGTCATTGAAGCAAATTAATGCAATGCTTGATATTGAAGACATTGAACGCATCCTTGACGAAACAAAAGAAGCAGCTGAAAAACAAGAG GAGATCAGTGCTCTGCTGAGTGGAGGAATCCTGACGGAGGAGGATGAGACAGCggtggaggaggagctggatGCCCTCATTGCTGCAGCCGTCCAGAAGCAGCTGCCGGATGCTCCCACGGCTGCTGAGAATCCTGAAGTGGAGCTTCCTGATGTGCCTGAAACTCTTCCAG AAccacaaaaggaaaaggaaagcaagagagagaaggttgcCTTGGCTGCATCCTAA